One genomic segment of Vulpes vulpes isolate BD-2025 chromosome 2, VulVul3, whole genome shotgun sequence includes these proteins:
- the PTRH2 gene encoding peptidyl-tRNA hydrolase 2, mitochondrial, whose amino-acid sequence MLSKALVMEYLAHPGALSLAAGVACGMCLGWGLRVRFGMIPKSSVSETDTETGSEASILGESGEYKMILVVRNDLKMGKGKVAAQCSHAAVSAYKQIQRRNPELLKQWEYCGQPKVVVKAPDEETLVELLTHAKMLGLTVSLIQDAGRTQIAPGSRTVLGIGPGPADLIDKVTGHLKLY is encoded by the coding sequence atGCTCTCCAAAGCCTTGGTGATGGAATATTTGGCTCATCCTGGTGCACTCAGCTTGGCTGCCGGAGTTGCTTGTGGCATGTGCCTGGGCTGGGGCCTCCGTGTACGCTTTGGGATGATCCCCAAAAGCTCTGTCAgcgagacagacacagagactggAAGTGAAGCAAGCATCTTAGGAGAGAGCGGGGAGTATAAAATGATTCTTGTGGTTCGAAATGACTTAAAGATGGGAAAAGGGAAAGTGGCTGCCCAGTGCTCTCATGCTGCTGTTTCTGCCTACAAGCAAATTCAAAGGAGAAACCCTGAGTTGCTCAAACAATGGGAATACTGTGGCCAGCCCAAAGTGGTGGTCAAAGCCCCTGATGAAGAAACCTTGGTTGAATTATTGACCCATGCGAAAATGCTAGGACTGACTGTAAGTTTAATCCAAGATGCTGGACGTACTCAGATTGCACCAGGCTCTAGAACTGTCTTGGGAATTGGGCCAGGACCAGCAGATCTAATTGACAAAGTCACTGGTCACCTAAAACTTTACTAG